A genomic window from Periweissella cryptocerci includes:
- a CDS encoding acyltransferase, which translates to MSKTRNPNLDVIRCLAVLLVIVIHFFLNTKFYDVTINSWQLEIMVGMRTICMICVPLFMCLTGYLMHEKELSWEFYHKLWPTLSVYLQSSALIYLARIGIFRERLSLADGVLGIFSYSTAPYAWYVEMYIGLYLLIPFLNMIWQGCQTRGQHQLLVATFVILCILPTFLNIFGKMIPDYWVTLYPLAYYFSGAYIHTYETEVTQIPLRLVTLMIVLLSVMHNLNASAGRIFQWLPMNDFGSSEIYALTIVIFVGILKARLPKTIGDIAKYIAPYTFAMYLVSYIGDQLIYPIFMNWFKTESAMLAWMAVPILLIFIGSLLLAIAQKLFWQLLRVCLDKFWQKYQVL; encoded by the coding sequence ATGAGCAAAACTAGAAATCCTAATTTAGATGTTATTCGGTGTTTAGCCGTGCTCCTAGTAATCGTAATTCACTTTTTCTTGAACACCAAGTTCTATGATGTCACCATCAATTCTTGGCAACTGGAAATCATGGTTGGTATGCGGACAATTTGCATGATTTGTGTGCCATTGTTTATGTGTTTAACGGGATATCTCATGCACGAAAAAGAATTATCCTGGGAATTCTATCACAAATTGTGGCCGACCCTTAGTGTATATTTACAATCCTCAGCGTTGATATACTTAGCGCGGATTGGGATATTTCGTGAGCGCCTATCTTTGGCTGATGGCGTTCTCGGAATCTTTAGCTACTCGACGGCACCGTATGCATGGTACGTGGAAATGTACATCGGGTTATATTTATTAATTCCATTTTTGAATATGATTTGGCAGGGCTGTCAGACGCGTGGCCAACATCAGTTGTTAGTCGCGACTTTTGTCATATTATGTATTCTGCCAACGTTCTTGAATATTTTCGGTAAAATGATTCCCGATTATTGGGTAACGCTGTATCCATTGGCATATTACTTTTCGGGGGCGTACATTCACACGTATGAGACCGAAGTAACGCAAATCCCGCTTCGATTGGTGACATTAATGATTGTGTTACTGAGCGTGATGCACAATCTGAATGCTAGTGCTGGTCGTATTTTTCAATGGCTCCCAATGAACGACTTTGGTAGTTCAGAAATTTACGCCCTAACTATTGTGATATTTGTGGGGATTTTAAAAGCTCGGCTTCCAAAGACAATCGGCGATATCGCCAAATATATTGCGCCATACACGTTTGCAATGTATCTGGTTTCGTATATTGGTGATCAATTAATTTATCCGATCTTCATGAACTGGTTCAAAACGGAAAGCGCCATGCTCGCATGGATGGCAGTGCCAATTTTACTAATTTTCATTGGATCACTATTATTAGCGATTGCGCAGAAATTATTTTGGCAGCTGTTGCGGGTTTGTTTGGACAAGTTCTGGCAAAAGTACCAAGTTTTGTGA
- a CDS encoding polysaccharide deacetylase family protein, with protein MKKFMIIIGLVLFLVGVLVIELVSAAQQIQQAAKTQPNYSNTKAFRSSENGIVVLCYHRILKQTDTVKMAEQISQDAQLQTFNVPVNEFAHEMRYLKSQHIPVISPSEMLKLVHGGKINRKYVVITFDDIDRTVIENAVPILKRYQFPYTTFIITGQTRQYLNGSEMTPWSELQANYNPSYVTAGLHTNDLHYLRHNKPILADKTQFSTFTQDYRQSQKTLAKMLTGEPAHFFAYPYGYGDQRMSNYLLHHGIRGIFMLNSGIVTAKTNPAKIPRTVVTKDNWASIHGWLARGQHEQN; from the coding sequence TTGAAAAAATTCATGATAATTATTGGCCTTGTGTTGTTTCTAGTCGGGGTGTTAGTCATTGAATTAGTAAGTGCCGCGCAACAAATTCAACAGGCAGCTAAAACCCAGCCAAACTATAGCAACACGAAGGCGTTTAGGAGCAGCGAAAACGGCATTGTAGTACTATGTTATCACCGGATTCTCAAACAAACTGACACCGTCAAAATGGCCGAACAAATTAGCCAAGACGCGCAACTGCAAACATTCAATGTCCCCGTAAATGAATTTGCTCACGAAATGCGTTATTTAAAAAGTCAGCATATTCCAGTGATTTCACCGTCGGAAATGCTCAAACTAGTGCATGGGGGTAAGATTAACCGGAAATATGTGGTTATTACCTTTGACGACATTGATCGGACAGTAATTGAAAATGCTGTGCCAATCTTGAAACGGTATCAATTTCCGTATACGACATTTATTATTACCGGCCAAACGCGCCAATATTTGAACGGCTCGGAAATGACGCCGTGGAGTGAATTGCAGGCAAATTATAATCCAAGTTATGTCACAGCAGGGTTACACACTAACGACTTGCACTATCTGCGCCATAACAAACCAATTTTGGCCGACAAAACACAATTCTCAACGTTCACACAAGATTACCGGCAAAGTCAAAAAACGCTCGCTAAAATGTTGACCGGCGAACCGGCGCATTTTTTTGCCTATCCATATGGTTATGGGGACCAGCGGATGTCTAATTACTTGCTGCACCATGGGATTCGGGGGATTTTTATGTTGAACAGTGGTATCGTCACTGCCAAAACCAATCCTGCCAAAATCCCACGGACAGTCGTTACCAAAGACAATTGGGCAAGCATTCACGGCTGGCTAGCAAGGGGGCAGCATGAGCAAAACTAG
- a CDS encoding glycosyltransferase — MIIHLANGLNLFFIYYPIVMSFIWLVGALFFKLTHAPAKLVLVKPPSVAVIVPAYNESATIIEVVTALLKLNYANYQLILVNDQSTDDTLAKMQQLQLLHGENRIQIIDLPQNGGKARALNAALSMITTDYVYVVDADASTHPDALMWLVQRMETTPALGAATGRPIIRNRTSILGRVQTLEYLGIIGNIKEAQSFYFQQIMSISGVSALYRTQALQAIGGFDVQAMTEDIDATWRLYAAGWLVGYEPRAYTYILGPETMRGLFRQRSRWAVGGLEVLLKQLRTFTRQRWQGKAMLLDMLAGHLWMWLFVISIVQYVETCVLTQQLHLDGIVVSIYMVCGLLQFYVGMLQFRSSVQITLADLSVIPVYMFYYWLLNAMAALAAEFTLLFHKSGNGKWASPDRGL; from the coding sequence ATGATCATTCATCTTGCCAACGGTTTGAATTTATTTTTCATCTATTATCCAATTGTGATGTCATTTATCTGGCTCGTGGGGGCGTTGTTTTTTAAATTAACGCATGCTCCCGCGAAACTTGTGTTAGTTAAGCCACCAAGTGTTGCCGTAATTGTGCCTGCTTATAATGAGTCCGCGACAATTATCGAAGTTGTCACGGCACTATTGAAACTAAACTATGCCAATTATCAATTAATTTTAGTTAATGACCAAAGTACCGACGATACGCTTGCCAAAATGCAGCAATTACAGCTTTTACACGGGGAAAACCGGATTCAAATCATTGACTTACCGCAAAATGGGGGTAAAGCACGTGCATTAAATGCCGCACTATCTATGATTACCACTGACTATGTGTATGTTGTTGATGCAGATGCTAGTACTCATCCGGATGCCTTAATGTGGCTAGTTCAGCGGATGGAAACGACACCAGCGCTAGGGGCAGCGACTGGGCGGCCAATCATTCGTAATCGGACATCAATCTTGGGGCGGGTGCAGACGCTCGAGTATCTGGGGATTATCGGTAATATCAAGGAAGCGCAGTCGTTTTATTTTCAACAAATTATGTCAATCTCAGGGGTATCGGCGCTGTATCGGACACAGGCATTGCAAGCAATTGGCGGCTTTGATGTTCAGGCAATGACCGAAGACATCGATGCGACTTGGCGCCTATATGCTGCTGGCTGGTTAGTTGGTTATGAACCACGCGCGTATACGTACATCTTGGGTCCCGAAACTATGCGGGGGCTGTTTCGGCAACGTTCACGGTGGGCAGTTGGGGGATTAGAAGTGTTGCTTAAGCAATTGCGGACTTTTACGCGGCAACGGTGGCAAGGTAAAGCGATGTTATTAGACATGCTGGCGGGGCACCTTTGGATGTGGTTATTTGTAATTTCGATTGTACAGTACGTCGAAACGTGTGTATTAACGCAACAATTGCATTTGGATGGGATTGTCGTGAGCATCTATATGGTGTGTGGCTTGTTGCAATTCTACGTGGGCATGTTACAGTTTCGGTCCTCCGTGCAAATTACGTTAGCGGATTTAAGTGTGATACCGGTGTATATGTTTTATTACTGGCTCTTGAACGCAATGGCGGCATTGGCAGCTGAGTTTACGCTCTTGTTTCACAAAAGTGGGAACGGCAAATGGGCAAGCCCAGATCGAGGATTATAG
- a CDS encoding Rgg/GadR/MutR family transcriptional regulator, with amino-acid sequence MNNGETINQIRKMKGLTIEEVCQDVLSKSNYNRFVNDKIDISVTKFNGLLENLCVAHEEFLRIQTSYSHAAFPEIMHRMKLHFQQHSIDGLQTDLALITQQQSQNVKFTHLFALCKIMISRLDNSDSLASQRLISTYLNHVETWTHYEIVLFNNCIFIFDLPLVLTVINRLAHTLEMYSSIQNYGNETFRLYINIITVLLQNEQFAVAHQCLSTLQQIKLRQEDLLERNIRLFFDGLFLLKTDEPGGRKKIQSALNIFCQLEANDLVTMHENMLEQFTKMYL; translated from the coding sequence ATGAACAATGGAGAAACGATCAACCAAATTCGCAAGATGAAAGGTTTGACGATTGAAGAAGTCTGCCAAGATGTGCTTTCAAAATCTAATTACAATCGCTTTGTTAACGATAAAATTGATATTTCAGTCACGAAGTTTAATGGCCTTTTGGAAAATCTATGTGTAGCTCACGAGGAGTTTTTACGCATTCAAACTAGTTATTCGCATGCTGCCTTTCCCGAAATTATGCATCGCATGAAGCTGCATTTTCAGCAACACAGTATTGATGGCTTGCAAACAGATCTAGCCCTAATCACCCAACAACAGTCCCAAAATGTAAAATTCACGCACTTATTTGCATTATGCAAGATTATGATTTCACGCTTGGATAATTCCGACTCACTAGCATCTCAACGGCTTATTAGTACTTATCTAAACCACGTCGAAACGTGGACACACTACGAAATTGTATTATTCAATAATTGTATTTTCATCTTTGATTTACCGCTGGTATTAACGGTTATCAATCGGCTCGCACACACATTAGAAATGTATTCCTCCATTCAAAACTACGGCAACGAAACTTTTCGATTGTACATTAATATCATCACCGTTTTACTACAAAATGAGCAATTTGCTGTGGCACACCAATGTTTGAGTACCCTCCAGCAAATAAAGTTACGCCAAGAAGATTTACTCGAACGAAATATCCGTTTGTTCTTCGACGGCTTATTTTTGTTAAAAACTGACGAACCCGGCGGACGCAAAAAAATCCAATCGGCGTTGAATATCTTTTGCCAATTGGAAGCTAATGATTTAGTGACCATGCATGAAAATATGCTGGAGCAGTTTACAAAAATGTATTTATGA
- a CDS encoding cysteine desulfurase family protein, with protein sequence MKEVSLGNNLVYLDNAATTPMAEEVITEMMDKMQNTFGNASSTHTFGREAHTILENARHTIARSINARDDEIVFTSGGTESDNTAILETAEARKDLGMHIITTAIEHKAVIQPLEWLETKGYEVTYLPVDENGVISLADFKAALRDDTILVSIMTGNNEVGSHMPIREIGEILADHQAWFHTDAVQAYGLLDIDVKRDHIDMMSTSAHKINGPKQLGFLFRRDGLIFPSFLKGGDQEEKRRAGTENIPAIAGFAKAVSIITPMEKKHRQEKYAAFKQRVLNGLAENGVDVAVNGSLTADNLQHVLNIWIKGVSTYIMQTNLDLGGIAISGGSACTAGSLDPSHVLTAMYGEDSPRISESIRLSFGRYTTNEDIDKFIANVTKTVKRLKK encoded by the coding sequence ATGAAAGAAGTATCATTAGGGAACAACTTAGTCTATCTTGATAATGCCGCAACAACGCCAATGGCCGAGGAAGTCATTACCGAAATGATGGACAAAATGCAAAATACGTTCGGGAATGCGTCTTCAACGCACACTTTTGGTCGTGAAGCGCATACCATTTTGGAAAACGCCCGCCACACTATTGCCCGGTCAATCAACGCCCGTGACGACGAAATCGTCTTCACTTCTGGGGGTACTGAATCAGATAACACGGCGATTTTGGAAACTGCCGAAGCCCGTAAAGACTTAGGCATGCACATTATCACCACGGCTATCGAACACAAGGCCGTAATCCAACCGCTTGAATGGTTGGAAACTAAGGGCTATGAAGTAACTTATTTACCCGTTGACGAAAACGGTGTAATTAGCCTCGCTGACTTCAAGGCGGCTTTACGTGACGATACCATCTTGGTTTCAATTATGACTGGTAACAACGAAGTCGGTTCACACATGCCAATTCGGGAAATCGGTGAAATTTTGGCCGACCACCAAGCATGGTTCCATACCGATGCCGTACAAGCTTATGGTTTGTTGGACATTGATGTAAAACGCGACCACATTGACATGATGTCAACGTCAGCCCACAAGATTAATGGTCCTAAGCAATTAGGCTTTCTCTTCCGTCGCGATGGTTTAATCTTCCCATCATTCTTAAAGGGTGGTGATCAAGAAGAAAAGCGCCGTGCTGGGACAGAAAACATCCCCGCAATTGCTGGTTTCGCTAAGGCTGTATCAATCATTACACCAATGGAAAAGAAGCACCGCCAAGAAAAATACGCAGCGTTTAAGCAACGGGTTTTGAATGGTTTAGCTGAAAATGGTGTTGATGTGGCAGTGAACGGCTCATTAACCGCCGATAACTTGCAGCACGTCTTGAACATCTGGATTAAGGGTGTGTCAACGTACATCATGCAAACTAATTTGGACTTGGGTGGTATTGCCATCTCTGGGGGTTCAGCCTGTACTGCCGGCTCCCTCGATCCATCTCACGTTCTGACCGCAATGTACGGTGAAGACTCACCACGCATCAGCGAATCAATTCGCTTAAGCTTTGGCCGTTACACAACAAATGAGGACATCGACAAGTTTATTGCCAATGTTACGAAGACTGTTAAGCGGTTGAAGAAGTAA
- a CDS encoding 5'-methylthioadenosine/adenosylhomocysteine nucleosidase, protein MKYGIINAMPEEMVVLEAAMQNEVVTDIHGIKFHEGTIADQAVVVVESGIGKVQAGLTTALLITNFDVDVIINSGSAGAIGGRLQIGDVVVSTETAYHDVDATVFGYVYGQVPQQPARFVADSDLIRKIMAAASTAGLNAVKGLIVTSDSFIASAEQVNHIKEFFPDALSAEMEGASVGQVATQFGVPYVVVRAMSDNADSDAGVTFDEFIVDAGKRSANMLLALFKAEQAANK, encoded by the coding sequence ATGAAATACGGAATTATTAACGCTATGCCAGAAGAAATGGTCGTGCTTGAAGCCGCCATGCAAAATGAAGTTGTCACGGATATCCATGGCATCAAATTTCACGAAGGCACGATTGCTGATCAAGCAGTGGTCGTCGTTGAATCTGGAATTGGCAAAGTCCAAGCTGGTTTAACCACCGCTTTATTGATTACCAACTTTGACGTCGATGTAATTATCAACTCAGGTTCAGCTGGTGCCATTGGTGGTCGCTTACAAATCGGGGATGTAGTTGTTTCAACGGAAACGGCCTATCACGATGTCGACGCTACCGTCTTTGGTTATGTTTATGGGCAAGTTCCACAACAACCAGCTCGTTTTGTAGCCGATAGTGACTTAATCCGTAAAATCATGGCCGCCGCTTCAACGGCTGGTTTGAATGCTGTTAAGGGCTTAATTGTCACGTCTGACTCATTCATCGCTAGTGCTGAACAAGTTAACCACATCAAGGAATTTTTCCCCGACGCTCTTTCCGCTGAAATGGAAGGTGCCTCAGTTGGACAAGTTGCTACTCAATTTGGCGTACCATACGTCGTTGTACGCGCAATGTCTGACAATGCAGATTCCGATGCTGGGGTAACTTTTGACGAGTTTATCGTTGATGCTGGTAAACGTTCCGCTAACATGTTGCTTGCACTCTTCAAAGCTGAACAAGCCGCAAACAAGTAA
- a CDS encoding NUDIX hydrolase has translation MNFEEKVIKHEPKFNGHIIDVEVQTVELPNGQTAVRDIVHHVPAVAVLAITPDNKALIMQQWRTALQKVTYEVPAGKLDARDTNPLHAVVRELNEETRMQAGHIEEISSFYLASGYSDELMHLYLATDLTPVADELPQDFDETLNVQAYSLDELAKLNEAGKLDDSKTQIAYWYWQANAARVKGMLHG, from the coding sequence ATGAATTTCGAGGAGAAAGTCATTAAGCATGAGCCCAAGTTTAACGGGCATATTATCGATGTCGAAGTCCAAACGGTGGAATTACCGAACGGACAGACGGCGGTTCGCGATATTGTCCACCACGTACCTGCAGTAGCAGTGTTAGCGATTACGCCTGATAACAAGGCGCTAATTATGCAACAATGGCGGACAGCCTTACAAAAGGTGACCTACGAAGTACCCGCGGGTAAATTAGATGCGCGCGATACGAATCCGTTGCATGCAGTCGTACGTGAGTTAAACGAAGAAACACGGATGCAAGCTGGCCACATCGAAGAAATTAGTTCATTCTATTTGGCATCAGGTTACTCAGACGAATTAATGCATCTGTATTTGGCAACTGACTTAACACCGGTTGCTGATGAATTACCACAAGATTTTGATGAAACGTTGAACGTGCAAGCATACTCACTCGATGAGTTAGCCAAGCTCAATGAAGCGGGGAAATTAGATGATTCTAAAACCCAAATTGCTTATTGGTATTGGCAAGCCAATGCTGCCCGTGTGAAAGGAATGCTCCATGGATAA
- a CDS encoding cold-shock protein, translated as MEHGFVKIWDELKGFGYIEITGQDDVFVHFSGIINDGGFKKLAVGDYVEFVVVEGIRGPQAAQVHVIDAPVETEAE; from the coding sequence ATGGAACATGGATTTGTTAAAATTTGGGATGAATTAAAAGGTTTTGGTTACATTGAAATTACTGGTCAAGATGACGTGTTCGTGCACTTCTCTGGGATTATCAATGACGGTGGTTTTAAGAAGTTAGCCGTTGGCGATTACGTGGAGTTTGTGGTGGTTGAAGGAATTCGCGGTCCACAAGCAGCGCAAGTGCACGTGATTGATGCACCTGTTGAAACTGAAGCAGAATAA
- the mnmA gene encoding tRNA 2-thiouridine(34) synthase MnmA, protein MTDNSQTRVVVGMSGGVDSSVVAAVLKDQGYDVVGVFMKNWDDTDEFGVCTATEDYKDVAKVASQLGIPYYSVNFEKEYWDRVFTYFLDEYKKGRTPNPDVMCNKEIKFKAFLDYALELGADYVATGHYVQVERDEAGTVHMLRGADDNKDQTYFLSQLSQDQLQQVMFPIGNMEKAEVRAIAEEKGLATAYKKDSTGVCFIGEKNFREFLGNYLPAKPGKMMTFDGVEMGPHAGLMYYTIGQRKGLGIGGQKESDEPWFVVGKDLATNTLYVGQGEDNPHLYATHLEASDVSFVTNEDRGLEFHVTAKFRYRQKDTGVTVKLNADKAVATVIFDEPVKAITPGQAVVFYDGAECLGSAIIDRAYNEATLLQYV, encoded by the coding sequence ATGACTGATAATAGTCAAACTCGTGTCGTTGTAGGTATGAGTGGTGGTGTTGACTCATCTGTTGTGGCTGCGGTTCTTAAGGACCAAGGTTATGATGTAGTCGGTGTCTTCATGAAGAACTGGGACGATACTGATGAATTCGGTGTCTGTACGGCGACCGAAGATTACAAGGATGTGGCAAAGGTTGCATCTCAACTCGGAATTCCTTATTACAGTGTTAACTTTGAAAAGGAATACTGGGATCGTGTCTTCACTTACTTCTTAGACGAATACAAGAAGGGTCGCACTCCAAACCCTGACGTTATGTGCAACAAGGAAATCAAGTTCAAGGCATTCTTAGACTATGCTTTGGAATTGGGTGCTGACTACGTTGCTACTGGTCACTACGTGCAAGTAGAACGTGACGAAGCTGGAACTGTGCACATGCTCCGTGGTGCTGATGATAACAAGGATCAAACATACTTCTTATCACAACTCTCACAAGATCAACTTCAACAAGTTATGTTCCCAATTGGTAACATGGAAAAGGCCGAAGTTCGTGCCATTGCTGAAGAAAAGGGTCTCGCAACTGCTTACAAGAAGGACTCAACTGGCGTTTGTTTCATCGGTGAAAAGAACTTCCGTGAATTCTTAGGTAACTACTTGCCAGCTAAGCCTGGTAAGATGATGACTTTTGATGGCGTTGAAATGGGACCTCACGCTGGCTTGATGTACTACACAATCGGCCAACGTAAGGGTCTTGGTATCGGCGGACAAAAGGAATCAGACGAACCTTGGTTTGTTGTGGGTAAGGACTTAGCTACCAACACATTGTATGTTGGTCAAGGCGAAGATAACCCACACCTTTACGCAACGCACTTAGAAGCTTCAGACGTATCATTTGTTACGAATGAAGATCGTGGTTTAGAATTCCACGTAACCGCTAAGTTCCGTTACCGTCAAAAGGATACTGGCGTAACTGTTAAGTTGAACGCTGACAAGGCGGTTGCTACTGTAATCTTTGACGAACCTGTTAAGGCAATTACCCCAGGTCAAGCAGTGGTCTTCTATGATGGTGCCGAATGCCTCGGTTCAGCGATTATTGATCGCGCCTACAACGAAGCAACTTTGCTCCAATACGTTTAA
- a CDS encoding DedA family protein: MDITQIIQALIQFVMNPIDLMTNITNNYSQYAYLIVFVLVFLDNSFVFFGWIPAQSLVFIMGTLSAQMNNNLNPIILLIGFIISAQLGNIIKYYSGRRMGPIKSQRIADSTDLVMEHEIVALTLSNFIPVIGLLVPIVAGREKLSFKRFAYLSLLGEVLWAAIITALGFFSGHLQLVTKHYAIIVALLAILPFIVTMLWQFLKEIFRVLRKDTEQTK; the protein is encoded by the coding sequence GTGGATATTACACAAATAATCCAAGCACTAATTCAGTTCGTCATGAATCCCATTGATTTGATGACAAACATTACCAATAATTATTCACAATATGCGTATTTGATTGTCTTTGTCTTAGTATTTTTGGATAATAGTTTTGTGTTTTTTGGTTGGATTCCGGCGCAATCACTCGTATTTATTATGGGAACCTTGAGCGCACAAATGAATAATAATCTTAATCCCATTATTTTGTTAATTGGCTTCATAATTTCGGCCCAGTTGGGTAATATCATTAAATACTACTCTGGTCGGCGAATGGGACCGATTAAAAGTCAACGGATTGCGGATTCGACAGACCTGGTGATGGAGCACGAAATTGTGGCGCTGACCCTTAGTAATTTTATTCCCGTGATTGGTTTGTTAGTACCAATTGTGGCGGGACGTGAAAAATTATCATTTAAGCGCTTTGCTTATCTTTCGCTGTTAGGTGAAGTCCTTTGGGCCGCAATCATTACTGCCCTAGGTTTCTTCTCAGGTCATTTGCAATTGGTAACCAAACACTATGCGATAATCGTGGCGCTATTAGCAATTCTGCCTTTTATCGTAACAATGTTATGGCAATTCTTAAAAGAAATCTTCAGGGTTTTGCGAAAAGATACCGAGCAAACAAAATAA
- a CDS encoding MetQ/NlpA family ABC transporter substrate-binding protein, whose product MTQVKVRKIIVGVVAAVAIIAGGVTYVKAHDGKSSSAITIGSVTSDADIWRHIAQTPQAKKLDLKISVKEFTDGATLNTATANGEIDVNAFQSYGYLDAFNKTHPNTPLVNLGTTYLEPLGIYSSKYKAVTDIPNGAKIAVAKDQADEARGLRLLAAAKLITLSPKFTALSGLEAITSNPHHFKFLEIDDTTGPRLLHDDSIGAVLISNSVSQAAGLNVLNDSIFYEHVDSHTTANINILATAKKNGDNESYKKLVKLYHDKTIQAYVTKEYKGTKTEVQKPVSYFDTQK is encoded by the coding sequence ATGACACAAGTAAAAGTACGAAAAATTATTGTTGGCGTTGTGGCCGCTGTGGCAATTATTGCCGGCGGAGTAACGTATGTTAAAGCTCATGATGGAAAATCATCATCCGCGATTACCATTGGCTCAGTAACGAGTGATGCCGATATTTGGCGCCACATTGCCCAAACACCCCAAGCTAAGAAGTTAGATTTAAAAATTAGTGTTAAAGAATTCACGGATGGCGCAACGTTAAATACCGCGACGGCGAATGGCGAAATCGACGTCAATGCCTTCCAATCATATGGTTACCTTGATGCCTTTAACAAAACCCATCCCAACACGCCCCTAGTTAACTTAGGTACGACATACCTCGAACCATTGGGAATCTACTCAAGTAAGTACAAGGCGGTTACCGACATACCAAATGGTGCGAAAATTGCGGTGGCAAAAGACCAAGCTGATGAAGCGCGGGGACTACGCTTGTTAGCAGCGGCTAAGCTAATTACGTTGTCACCGAAATTCACGGCATTATCTGGTTTAGAAGCAATTACTAGCAATCCCCATCACTTTAAATTCCTCGAAATTGATGACACAACTGGTCCACGATTATTGCACGACGACAGTATTGGGGCGGTACTGATTTCTAATTCAGTATCACAAGCAGCGGGGTTGAACGTGTTAAATGACTCAATTTTCTATGAGCATGTTGATAGCCACACAACGGCTAACATCAATATTTTAGCAACGGCCAAGAAGAATGGTGATAATGAAAGCTACAAGAAATTAGTTAAGTTATACCACGACAAAACGATCCAAGCGTATGTTACTAAGGAATACAAAGGCACGAAAACCGAAGTGCAAAAACCAGTTAGCTACTTCGATACGCAAAAATAA
- a CDS encoding trans-sulfuration enzyme family protein yields MSDWTQIIQASTQHDPISGAINTPIQLSSTFDQKSFDVFGEYDYARSGNPTRQAGENAIATLEHAKYGYLFSTGMAAISSVLLTLSKGDHVIASKHVYGGTFRVLTDVLPRFGIEHDLVDFADLAAIEAAIKPNTKYLYIETPSNPVLHITDILGVVAIAQKHHLVTIADNTFMSPFLQKPLDLGVDIVVHSATKFLAGHSDILAGAVVTNDQGLADQIYFMQNAVGATLGVTDTWLLLRGIKTLGVRMQQSSNSAQKIAEYLSANKKVTRVLYPGLPSHPGYAIQLSQAKSGGAVLSFDVGSEANARTVVEALQLPVFSVSLGAVETILSYPPKMSHAELDAAELLENGITPGLLRFSVGLEDVADLIADLDQALALI; encoded by the coding sequence ATCAGTGACTGGACGCAAATTATTCAAGCCAGCACGCAACATGATCCAATTAGTGGGGCAATCAACACGCCCATCCAATTATCATCAACATTTGATCAAAAATCATTTGATGTCTTTGGTGAGTATGATTATGCACGCTCAGGTAATCCGACTAGGCAAGCAGGGGAAAATGCGATTGCGACCTTGGAACATGCCAAATATGGTTATTTATTCAGCACCGGGATGGCTGCGATTAGTAGCGTCCTGCTAACGCTGTCTAAGGGCGACCACGTAATTGCTAGTAAACATGTCTACGGGGGTACGTTCCGGGTTCTAACGGACGTTTTACCACGCTTTGGCATCGAACACGATTTAGTCGATTTTGCTGACTTAGCCGCAATTGAAGCGGCAATCAAGCCGAATACCAAGTACCTGTATATTGAAACACCATCAAACCCGGTGTTGCACATTACGGATATTTTGGGGGTCGTCGCAATTGCGCAGAAACATCATTTAGTCACGATTGCTGATAACACGTTCATGTCACCATTTTTGCAAAAACCGCTTGATTTGGGCGTTGATATTGTGGTTCATTCCGCCACGAAATTCTTAGCCGGACACTCCGATATTTTAGCTGGGGCGGTTGTGACAAATGACCAAGGATTAGCCGACCAGATTTATTTTATGCAAAATGCGGTTGGGGCAACGCTTGGCGTGACCGATACATGGTTACTACTACGTGGTATCAAAACACTGGGTGTGCGGATGCAGCAATCAAGTAATAGCGCTCAGAAAATTGCGGAGTACTTATCGGCTAATAAAAAGGTTACGCGGGTCTTGTATCCAGGGTTACCAAGCCACCCCGGTTATGCAATTCAGCTTAGCCAGGCTAAAAGTGGCGGTGCAGTTTTAAGTTTTGACGTTGGTAGTGAAGCGAACGCCCGCACCGTGGTGGAGGCGTTGCAACTTCCCGTATTCTCCGTTAGTTTAGGGGCAGTCGAAACGATTTTGAGTTACCCACCCAAGATGAGCCACGCTGAGCTAGATGCAGCAGAGTTGCTTGAAAATGGAATAACTCCTGGATTATTACGCTTTTCAGTTGGGTTAGAAGATGTCGCCGATTTAATTGCCGATTTAGACCAAGCACTGGCATTAATTTAA